A region of Sparus aurata chromosome 8, fSpaAur1.1, whole genome shotgun sequence DNA encodes the following proteins:
- the uevld gene encoding ubiquitin-conjugating enzyme E2 variant 3 encodes MDLSSEKTQRILSKYKFRDVAIEELQKIHRIFPGMTPSTGTYTFTDSSQKDLLKLIGNLPVKYGGRSYNIPILLWLMDSFPFTPPICLLRPTANMVIREGKHVDAQGRLHLPGLRSWDYPKSSVVGLLNEMIAQFEEEPPLSTKTTGGTEDPHDLLAFVSNLKISDGGSRHHDQQLNKVTVIGGGDLGMASVMSILSKCKVDKLVFVDVAESSTKGGSTDLEIFSLPKVEVSRDFSASAGSKVVVVTANAWSSEQSYVSVVQTNVDLYRGFIPNLARLSPNAVLVIASQPVDIMTHVAWRQSGLPPTNVIGAGCNLDSERVSHALDINLNTHKPAWVIGELSDNKVAVMSNTGLSSSVKPEMASGSATTKPLLDRAFEIVKNRGQRSWSVGLSIADITNSVLTDKKKTHSVSTLAQGWGGIGTEVFLSLPCIMGASGSTRLAGVSLGQEEDSKLRDSVGSLSNLMSQLRI; translated from the exons ATGGACCTGAGTTCAGAGAAAACACAGCGGATTCTCTCCAAG tacaAATTCCGTGATGTTGCCATCGAGGAGCTGCAGAAGATCCATCGCATCTTCCCCGGGATGACGCCGTCCACAGGCACATACA CCTTTACCGACAGCTCCCAGAAGGACCTCCTGAAGTTAATCGGTAACCTCCCTGTTAAGTATGGAG GACGCTCCTACAACATCCCCATCCTGCTGTGGCTGATGGACTCATTCCCCTTCACTCCTCCCATATGCCTCCTGAGACCGACCGCCAACATGGTCATCAGAGAGGGCAAACATGTGGACGCCCAAGGACGGCTCCACCTGCCGGGGCTGCGTAGCTGGGATTAT CCGAAGTCGTCAGTGGTCGGTCTGCTGAATGAGATGATTGCTCAGTTCGAGGAGGAGCCTCCGCTGTCCACCAAGACCACGGGAGGCACCGAAGACCCCCACGACCTTCTGGCCTTCGTCTCTAATCTGAAGATCAGTGATG GTGGAAGCAGACATCACGACCAACAGCTCAACAAAGTCACAGTAATCGGGGGAGGAGATTTAGGAATGGCATCGGTGATGAGCATTTTATCGAAG TGTAAAGTGGATAAGCTTGTTTTCGTCGACGTCGCTGAGAGTTCCACCAAAGGCGGAAGCACAGATCTGGAGATTTTCAGTCTGCCCAAGGTGGAGGTATCCAGAG atttttcagCCTCAGCGGGCTCCAAAGTCGTCGTGGTGACCGCAAATGCATGGAGCAGCGAGCAGTCGTACGTGAGCGTGGTTCAGACTAATGTGGACTTGTACCGAGGATTCATCCCAAATCTGGCACGCCTCAGCCCCAACGCGGTGCTGGTCATCGCTTCACAGCCAG TGGACATCATGACCCACGTCGCCTGGAGGCAGAGCGGCCTGCCGCCGACAAACGTGATCGGAGCGGGGTGTAACCTGGACTCAGAGCGCGTCAGTCACGCTCTGGATATTAACCTGAACACCCACAAACCTGCCTGGGTCATCGGAGAGCTATCAGACAACAAAG TTGCTGTGATGAGCAACACCGGGCTGAGCTCCAGCGTGAAGCCGGAGATGGCATCAGGATCTGCCACCACCAAACCGCTGTTAGACAG AGCGTTTGAGATCGTGAAGAATCGAGGCCAGCGGTCGTGGTCTGTGGGTCTGTCGATCGCTGACATCACAAACAGTGTCCTGACGGATAAGAAGAAGACTCACTCGGTCTCCACACTGGCTCAG GGCTGGGGTGGCATCGGCACGGAGGTGTTCCTCAGCCTGCCGTGCATCATGGGAGCGAGCGGTTCCACGCGCCTGGCCGGAGTGTCACTCGGGCAGGAGGAAGACTCCAAACTGAGGGACAGCGTCGGCTCCCTTTCTAACCTCATGAGTCAGCTCAGGATATGA
- the spty2d1 gene encoding protein SPT2 homolog isoform X2 produces the protein MMDFDNILDIATQNQGGGSVSKPKRYSLQAGPPKKDPRSKGVNPAAVQALLKKQHQENKKKEIQQKKQKEVLNAKRVELKSDRKARAMASRTKDNFRGYNGIPIVELPKKRRTKQEMEEERFRNNSLDPEDDEDNYEYEQTDSEPDQEPEQPRPGKTTGVGGSRSGSSSSSNKPSSKKPSGPPKPPPAAFNYADLLKLAEKKQFEPVELKAKAVKKDERLRTADEMRELEMERKAKRPDRDRDSKTERERDSKSQSSSSSIRKGTTEREQKNSKPQKYASEKPGQPSGLGKKSHQTQISDKSHSSSKSAVANRERDGPKMSHSDRDRSKTGYSSSSSAMNSKVPSKATSSQVSAKQSSSHKASTSSDLSCKKESSSSFQGRASGIPGTRPPGAAGQTGQKSQQTRPSQGSSSKQGPTVGGPKSMKGEPMRPGMNSAVRSSGNSAMRPSAGGPLKTGSQLQARPGGQPQARPGGQPQARPGGQPQARPGGQPQARPGGQPQARPGGQPQARPGGQPQARPGGPPQARAGGVPQNRPAGRGMQGHPGGSGSRPPGIGPGRPGIGGPVPGRSTGAIGSGPGRPKCTVVSETISSKNFGGPRPGVPPRPGMPQRPGMPQRPGMPQRPGMPQRPGMPQRPGMPPRPGMNRHPGTMLPPITSAYKRKYEDEEEEYDSEMDDFIDDGGDQQDEISQHIKEIFGYDRNKYKDESDYALKFMESSWRDLQKEEARSLKMAVQEDLEEQRKEEEELKRSIKRRKNN, from the exons ATGATGGACTTTGATAATATTTTGGACATCGCCACGCAAAACCAGGGTGGGGGCAGTGTGAGTAAACCG AAGAGATACAGTTTACAAGCTGGACCACCTAAAAAGGACCCGAGGTCGAAGGGCGTCAATCCTGCTGCTGTTCAGGCTCTTCTGAAGAAGCAACACCAAGAGAACAAGAAAAAAG aaattcaacaaaagaaacagaaggagGTTCTAAACGCCAAGAGGGTGGAATTGAAGTCTGACCGTAAAGCACGAGCCATGGCATCCAGAACTAAGGACAATTTCAGAGGCTACAATGGCATCCCAATCGTAGAGCTTCCTAAGAAGAGgaggacaaaacaagaaatggAGGAGGAAAGATTTAGGAATAACTCACTTGACCCAGAGGATGATGAGGATAATTATGAGTATGAGCAGACAGATTCTGAGCCGGATCAGGAGCCGGAGCAGCCGCGACCGGGGAAAACCACAGGTGTTGGTGGCAGCCGCAGtggcagtagcagcagcagcaacaaacccTCCTCTAAAAAACCCAGTGGGCCGCCCAAGCCCCCTCCGGCAGCCTTTAACTATGCAGACTTACTTAAATTGGCAGAGAAGAAGCAGTTTGAGCCAGTTGAGCTAAAAGCCAAGgcggtgaaaaaggatgaaaggcTCCGCACAGCTGATGAGATGAGGGAACTGGAGATGGAGCGCAAGGCTAAGAGACCAGACAGAGACCGagactcaaagacagaaagagaaagagacagcaAGTCCCAGTCTAGCTCTAGTTCAATAAGAAAAGgcaccacagagagagagcagaagaacTCCAAACCACAAAAGTACGCTTCAGAGAAGCCAGGGCAGCCCAGTGGGTTGGGAAAGAAGTCGCACCAAACACAGATTAGCGATAAAAGCCACTCGTCTTCAAAGTCAGCTGTTGCTAACAGAGAACGAGATGGACCGAAGATGTCTCACAGTGACCGAGACAGATCCAAGACGGGCTACTCTAGTTCATCCAGTGCCATGAACAGTAAAGTTCCTTCGAAAGCCACATCTTCTCAGGTTTCAGCCAAACAATCATCCAGCCACAAAGCCAGCACCTCAAGTGACCTTAgttgtaaaaaagaaagttcATCATCATTTCAAGGAAGAGCTTCAGGTATTCCTGGGACCAGGCCTCCTGGTGCAGCTGGCCAAACAGGCCAAAAATCTCAACAGACCAGGCCCAGTCAGGGTAGCTCGTCTAAGCAGGGACCTACAGTTGGAGGCCCAAAGTCTATGAAGGGAGAACCCATGAGGCCGGGAATGAATTCTGCTGTAAGATCAAGTGGTAATTCAGCGATGAGACCTTCAGCAGGTGGCCCTCTTAAAACAGGGAGCCAACTTCAGGCCAGGCCTGGAGGTCAACCTCAGGCCAGACCTGGAGGCCAACCCCAGGCCAGACCTGGAGGCCAACCCCAGGCCAGACCTGGAGGGCAACCCCAGGCCAGACCTGGAGGGCAACCCCAGGCCAGACCTGGAGGGCAACCCCAGGCCAGACCTGGAGGGCAGCCCCAGGCCAGACCTGGAGGTCCACCCCAGGCAAGAGCTGGTGGTGTCCCTCAGAACAGACCTGCTGGTAGGGGCATGCAGGGTCACCCTGGAGGTAGTGGATCCCGTCCTCCAGGGATTGGACCTGGTCGGCCTGGTATTGGAGGACCAGTACCGGGACGATCGACCGGCGCTATTGGATCAGGGCCTGGTAGACCAAAGTGCACCGTGGTGTCAGAGACAATCTCATCGAAGAATTTTGGTGGACCCAGACCGGGAGTCCCTCCTCGGCCAGGCATGCCTCAGAGACCCGGCATGCCTCAGAGACCCGGCATGCCTCAGAGACCCGGCATGCCTCAGAGACCCGGGATGCCTCAGAGACCAGGAATGCCTCCCAGACCCGGAATGAACAGACACCCAG GTACAATGCTGCCACCCATCACCTCTGCATACAAGAGAAAATATgaggacgaagaagaggagTATGACTCAGAAATGGATGACTTTATTGACGATGGAGGCGACCAACAAGACGAAATTTCCCAGCACATTAAGGAAATCTTCGGCTATGATCGAAACAA ATACAAGGACGAGAGTGACTATGCACTTAAATTcatggagagcagctggagagaTTTGCAGAAAGAGGAGGCCAGGAG CCTGAAAATGGCTGTCCAGGAAGATCTGGAGgaacagagaaaagaggaagaggagctgaaaaggagtatcaagaggagaaaaaacaactgA
- the spty2d1 gene encoding protein SPT2 homolog isoform X1, with protein MMDFDNILDIATQNQGGGSVSKPQKRYSLQAGPPKKDPRSKGVNPAAVQALLKKQHQENKKKEIQQKKQKEVLNAKRVELKSDRKARAMASRTKDNFRGYNGIPIVELPKKRRTKQEMEEERFRNNSLDPEDDEDNYEYEQTDSEPDQEPEQPRPGKTTGVGGSRSGSSSSSNKPSSKKPSGPPKPPPAAFNYADLLKLAEKKQFEPVELKAKAVKKDERLRTADEMRELEMERKAKRPDRDRDSKTERERDSKSQSSSSSIRKGTTEREQKNSKPQKYASEKPGQPSGLGKKSHQTQISDKSHSSSKSAVANRERDGPKMSHSDRDRSKTGYSSSSSAMNSKVPSKATSSQVSAKQSSSHKASTSSDLSCKKESSSSFQGRASGIPGTRPPGAAGQTGQKSQQTRPSQGSSSKQGPTVGGPKSMKGEPMRPGMNSAVRSSGNSAMRPSAGGPLKTGSQLQARPGGQPQARPGGQPQARPGGQPQARPGGQPQARPGGQPQARPGGQPQARPGGQPQARPGGPPQARAGGVPQNRPAGRGMQGHPGGSGSRPPGIGPGRPGIGGPVPGRSTGAIGSGPGRPKCTVVSETISSKNFGGPRPGVPPRPGMPQRPGMPQRPGMPQRPGMPQRPGMPQRPGMPPRPGMNRHPGTMLPPITSAYKRKYEDEEEEYDSEMDDFIDDGGDQQDEISQHIKEIFGYDRNKYKDESDYALKFMESSWRDLQKEEARSLKMAVQEDLEEQRKEEEELKRSIKRRKNN; from the exons ATGATGGACTTTGATAATATTTTGGACATCGCCACGCAAAACCAGGGTGGGGGCAGTGTGAGTAAACCG CAGAAGAGATACAGTTTACAAGCTGGACCACCTAAAAAGGACCCGAGGTCGAAGGGCGTCAATCCTGCTGCTGTTCAGGCTCTTCTGAAGAAGCAACACCAAGAGAACAAGAAAAAAG aaattcaacaaaagaaacagaaggagGTTCTAAACGCCAAGAGGGTGGAATTGAAGTCTGACCGTAAAGCACGAGCCATGGCATCCAGAACTAAGGACAATTTCAGAGGCTACAATGGCATCCCAATCGTAGAGCTTCCTAAGAAGAGgaggacaaaacaagaaatggAGGAGGAAAGATTTAGGAATAACTCACTTGACCCAGAGGATGATGAGGATAATTATGAGTATGAGCAGACAGATTCTGAGCCGGATCAGGAGCCGGAGCAGCCGCGACCGGGGAAAACCACAGGTGTTGGTGGCAGCCGCAGtggcagtagcagcagcagcaacaaacccTCCTCTAAAAAACCCAGTGGGCCGCCCAAGCCCCCTCCGGCAGCCTTTAACTATGCAGACTTACTTAAATTGGCAGAGAAGAAGCAGTTTGAGCCAGTTGAGCTAAAAGCCAAGgcggtgaaaaaggatgaaaggcTCCGCACAGCTGATGAGATGAGGGAACTGGAGATGGAGCGCAAGGCTAAGAGACCAGACAGAGACCGagactcaaagacagaaagagaaagagacagcaAGTCCCAGTCTAGCTCTAGTTCAATAAGAAAAGgcaccacagagagagagcagaagaacTCCAAACCACAAAAGTACGCTTCAGAGAAGCCAGGGCAGCCCAGTGGGTTGGGAAAGAAGTCGCACCAAACACAGATTAGCGATAAAAGCCACTCGTCTTCAAAGTCAGCTGTTGCTAACAGAGAACGAGATGGACCGAAGATGTCTCACAGTGACCGAGACAGATCCAAGACGGGCTACTCTAGTTCATCCAGTGCCATGAACAGTAAAGTTCCTTCGAAAGCCACATCTTCTCAGGTTTCAGCCAAACAATCATCCAGCCACAAAGCCAGCACCTCAAGTGACCTTAgttgtaaaaaagaaagttcATCATCATTTCAAGGAAGAGCTTCAGGTATTCCTGGGACCAGGCCTCCTGGTGCAGCTGGCCAAACAGGCCAAAAATCTCAACAGACCAGGCCCAGTCAGGGTAGCTCGTCTAAGCAGGGACCTACAGTTGGAGGCCCAAAGTCTATGAAGGGAGAACCCATGAGGCCGGGAATGAATTCTGCTGTAAGATCAAGTGGTAATTCAGCGATGAGACCTTCAGCAGGTGGCCCTCTTAAAACAGGGAGCCAACTTCAGGCCAGGCCTGGAGGTCAACCTCAGGCCAGACCTGGAGGCCAACCCCAGGCCAGACCTGGAGGCCAACCCCAGGCCAGACCTGGAGGGCAACCCCAGGCCAGACCTGGAGGGCAACCCCAGGCCAGACCTGGAGGGCAACCCCAGGCCAGACCTGGAGGGCAGCCCCAGGCCAGACCTGGAGGTCCACCCCAGGCAAGAGCTGGTGGTGTCCCTCAGAACAGACCTGCTGGTAGGGGCATGCAGGGTCACCCTGGAGGTAGTGGATCCCGTCCTCCAGGGATTGGACCTGGTCGGCCTGGTATTGGAGGACCAGTACCGGGACGATCGACCGGCGCTATTGGATCAGGGCCTGGTAGACCAAAGTGCACCGTGGTGTCAGAGACAATCTCATCGAAGAATTTTGGTGGACCCAGACCGGGAGTCCCTCCTCGGCCAGGCATGCCTCAGAGACCCGGCATGCCTCAGAGACCCGGCATGCCTCAGAGACCCGGCATGCCTCAGAGACCCGGGATGCCTCAGAGACCAGGAATGCCTCCCAGACCCGGAATGAACAGACACCCAG GTACAATGCTGCCACCCATCACCTCTGCATACAAGAGAAAATATgaggacgaagaagaggagTATGACTCAGAAATGGATGACTTTATTGACGATGGAGGCGACCAACAAGACGAAATTTCCCAGCACATTAAGGAAATCTTCGGCTATGATCGAAACAA ATACAAGGACGAGAGTGACTATGCACTTAAATTcatggagagcagctggagagaTTTGCAGAAAGAGGAGGCCAGGAG CCTGAAAATGGCTGTCCAGGAAGATCTGGAGgaacagagaaaagaggaagaggagctgaaaaggagtatcaagaggagaaaaaacaactgA
- the spty2d1 gene encoding protein SPT2 homolog isoform X3, with amino-acid sequence MASRTKDNFRGYNGIPIVELPKKRRTKQEMEEERFRNNSLDPEDDEDNYEYEQTDSEPDQEPEQPRPGKTTGVGGSRSGSSSSSNKPSSKKPSGPPKPPPAAFNYADLLKLAEKKQFEPVELKAKAVKKDERLRTADEMRELEMERKAKRPDRDRDSKTERERDSKSQSSSSSIRKGTTEREQKNSKPQKYASEKPGQPSGLGKKSHQTQISDKSHSSSKSAVANRERDGPKMSHSDRDRSKTGYSSSSSAMNSKVPSKATSSQVSAKQSSSHKASTSSDLSCKKESSSSFQGRASGIPGTRPPGAAGQTGQKSQQTRPSQGSSSKQGPTVGGPKSMKGEPMRPGMNSAVRSSGNSAMRPSAGGPLKTGSQLQARPGGQPQARPGGQPQARPGGQPQARPGGQPQARPGGQPQARPGGQPQARPGGQPQARPGGPPQARAGGVPQNRPAGRGMQGHPGGSGSRPPGIGPGRPGIGGPVPGRSTGAIGSGPGRPKCTVVSETISSKNFGGPRPGVPPRPGMPQRPGMPQRPGMPQRPGMPQRPGMPQRPGMPPRPGMNRHPGTMLPPITSAYKRKYEDEEEEYDSEMDDFIDDGGDQQDEISQHIKEIFGYDRNKYKDESDYALKFMESSWRDLQKEEARSLKMAVQEDLEEQRKEEEELKRSIKRRKNN; translated from the exons ATGGCATCCAGAACTAAGGACAATTTCAGAGGCTACAATGGCATCCCAATCGTAGAGCTTCCTAAGAAGAGgaggacaaaacaagaaatggAGGAGGAAAGATTTAGGAATAACTCACTTGACCCAGAGGATGATGAGGATAATTATGAGTATGAGCAGACAGATTCTGAGCCGGATCAGGAGCCGGAGCAGCCGCGACCGGGGAAAACCACAGGTGTTGGTGGCAGCCGCAGtggcagtagcagcagcagcaacaaacccTCCTCTAAAAAACCCAGTGGGCCGCCCAAGCCCCCTCCGGCAGCCTTTAACTATGCAGACTTACTTAAATTGGCAGAGAAGAAGCAGTTTGAGCCAGTTGAGCTAAAAGCCAAGgcggtgaaaaaggatgaaaggcTCCGCACAGCTGATGAGATGAGGGAACTGGAGATGGAGCGCAAGGCTAAGAGACCAGACAGAGACCGagactcaaagacagaaagagaaagagacagcaAGTCCCAGTCTAGCTCTAGTTCAATAAGAAAAGgcaccacagagagagagcagaagaacTCCAAACCACAAAAGTACGCTTCAGAGAAGCCAGGGCAGCCCAGTGGGTTGGGAAAGAAGTCGCACCAAACACAGATTAGCGATAAAAGCCACTCGTCTTCAAAGTCAGCTGTTGCTAACAGAGAACGAGATGGACCGAAGATGTCTCACAGTGACCGAGACAGATCCAAGACGGGCTACTCTAGTTCATCCAGTGCCATGAACAGTAAAGTTCCTTCGAAAGCCACATCTTCTCAGGTTTCAGCCAAACAATCATCCAGCCACAAAGCCAGCACCTCAAGTGACCTTAgttgtaaaaaagaaagttcATCATCATTTCAAGGAAGAGCTTCAGGTATTCCTGGGACCAGGCCTCCTGGTGCAGCTGGCCAAACAGGCCAAAAATCTCAACAGACCAGGCCCAGTCAGGGTAGCTCGTCTAAGCAGGGACCTACAGTTGGAGGCCCAAAGTCTATGAAGGGAGAACCCATGAGGCCGGGAATGAATTCTGCTGTAAGATCAAGTGGTAATTCAGCGATGAGACCTTCAGCAGGTGGCCCTCTTAAAACAGGGAGCCAACTTCAGGCCAGGCCTGGAGGTCAACCTCAGGCCAGACCTGGAGGCCAACCCCAGGCCAGACCTGGAGGCCAACCCCAGGCCAGACCTGGAGGGCAACCCCAGGCCAGACCTGGAGGGCAACCCCAGGCCAGACCTGGAGGGCAACCCCAGGCCAGACCTGGAGGGCAGCCCCAGGCCAGACCTGGAGGTCCACCCCAGGCAAGAGCTGGTGGTGTCCCTCAGAACAGACCTGCTGGTAGGGGCATGCAGGGTCACCCTGGAGGTAGTGGATCCCGTCCTCCAGGGATTGGACCTGGTCGGCCTGGTATTGGAGGACCAGTACCGGGACGATCGACCGGCGCTATTGGATCAGGGCCTGGTAGACCAAAGTGCACCGTGGTGTCAGAGACAATCTCATCGAAGAATTTTGGTGGACCCAGACCGGGAGTCCCTCCTCGGCCAGGCATGCCTCAGAGACCCGGCATGCCTCAGAGACCCGGCATGCCTCAGAGACCCGGCATGCCTCAGAGACCCGGGATGCCTCAGAGACCAGGAATGCCTCCCAGACCCGGAATGAACAGACACCCAG GTACAATGCTGCCACCCATCACCTCTGCATACAAGAGAAAATATgaggacgaagaagaggagTATGACTCAGAAATGGATGACTTTATTGACGATGGAGGCGACCAACAAGACGAAATTTCCCAGCACATTAAGGAAATCTTCGGCTATGATCGAAACAA ATACAAGGACGAGAGTGACTATGCACTTAAATTcatggagagcagctggagagaTTTGCAGAAAGAGGAGGCCAGGAG CCTGAAAATGGCTGTCCAGGAAGATCTGGAGgaacagagaaaagaggaagaggagctgaaaaggagtatcaagaggagaaaaaacaactgA